ACACTCATCCATCCAACAAAACGCAGAGTGGCTGAAGGGACAAATGCCGGGTGGTCACAGCCCCGTGTTCAGTCTATGGCTGAAGAACCCAGAGCATGCGAAGCGGTTACCAAGTAAGCTGTTTATCTTTCAGCATGCAACGAGTTtaggtggtgttgagagtTTGTGCGAGTGGCGTGCTATGTCGAGCCGTGGGGAGGATcagaggatgttgaggattAGTACTGGCGTGGAGGACTTGGAGGATCTGAAGGGGGATTTGATGCAGGCTTTTGAGGCTTTGTTGTCAGAGTTTCCATGAGTTATGAGATGTGATGTTGCTAATGAAAGGATATGATGAACAATCATGAAGCTGTGAGGATATATATCGTCTTCCTGATTTCAGTTGAGAAGATACGAAACGTAGGCCACCAATTCCAAGATATTGAACATTCTTTCTTTCCCTGGTAAGTAGAAAGCAGCAGACTTGATATCAGTGTGCCAAATACAGTAGGTAAAGGCGTTTTAAACTCATACTCAACTTACTCAAGCCTTATTGTCGCTTAGGATCGAAGCCTGAGTTTCTTTGCTTCACGTCCTTTTCCTCTATTAGGCCCCGAACTATCAGTGTCTTTATGTTCCTGATTATTTGGATACAAGCTAGTAGTTACAGGTATTTGAATTGCTCATCTCCACGAGACCAGCAGTTATTAGCCATATGTCATCAGCTAGCTACGCAGTCTAGACTTGTGAACCGACCTTTATACACCTTCTCCCAATGCAAGCCTAACCTAAATAATCTGCTGTAGGTTTTCATTCTAGTTCCAGCATGGGTCTAGGTGGTATGACTATATCATCACCGACCCTGACGCAAATCTATAACCCCAAAAGACTCTACAACCTCATGATCCTCCAGCATCAGCAAGCACAGATCAACTGATCAAGACCGACTAAAACCCGTCGCATCTCGCGTTCAATAGACTTTCGTTCCTTGGACATATCTTGATCCAGTCTTGCCCCCGAAGCACCCGTTTGGCTGGATCTATCCGAGTCATCCGGACGCACCACCAGATGGTTCCCACACACCCAGTTAAGTTTATTTGAACCTCAAGATAGTAGATTTTGCACTGTATGGACTgtttaaattaatttctCGATCTGCAGTCCAATAAATTCTCACTCATGGGAGCGTTATTGCTGCGGTTCGACTGCCTCGGGGGATGAGCAGGTAAGGAGTCGCATCGGTATTGTCGGGGTATTATATTTTCGATATCGGAAGGCTTATGCAAGTTGTTGTCGATGGCGTCTCTTGGGCCGATTGAGCGTTGTTGGGAACAAGCCAACATTCttggctgctgttgttgctatTGCGATATCGGGATCGTAACGTCGGTGTAAGTCGAGAACAGTGGAATGAATTGAGGATCGACTGTGATCAATTCAATAAAACACAAGGCGTAGAAATACCAGGCAATTGACATCACAaaggcaaagacaaagatAATTAATGTAAAGATGAATCGATATTCAGTCTGTTTCTGATATCTACACATTATGCTCATGTACTTTCTCCTCCCCAGGTCACCACCGTGACCTCCCAACTTTCaggtataattaaaaaaagagataacCTCCTCGTGAATAGCAGCAATTGTTAACAAGATTCATAATCTTTAGACGTTGTCGTCATGCTCAGTCATGGGAACATGCTTGACCTCACCAGCACCCATAGTCTGGGCAAAGGTGGTGTGAGGTCGCCACTTAGCAGAGGTTCGGGGAGTGgtctcctccatcatcttaTCAACCTGCTCGAGAGACAGGCCCTTGGTCTCGGGGACGAGGAAGTAGGTGTAGACGAAGGCGCAGGTGCACAGACCGccccagatgaagaagacggagGACTTGAGGTTGCCACGGTTGGTGCCGACCATGTAGGGGGTGATGAcggcgatgatggtgttCCAGAGCCAGTTAGAGGCGGTGGACAGACCGACACCACGAGATCGGATGGGGAGAGGGAAGATCTCGCCGATGACGATCCAGGCACCAGGGCCCCAGGTGGAGGCGaaccagaagatgaagatggcgatgaaggCGATCTGGGCGTTGACGGCGCTGATGTTGTTGGCGATGACGCGGTCAGGGTTGCCAGCGGTGGGAGAGGCGTGGGTGTGGTTGAAGCCGACAGTGACACCaatgatggcgacgatgaaCTGGCAGACAAGCATACCGAAAGcaccgatgaggaggatgcttCGGCGACCGAATCGCTCAACGGTCCAGAAGGACAGGGGAGTAGAGCAGACGTTGACGAGGGTGAAGACGAGAGACATGAGGAAGACGTTGCTGATAGCACCGGTGGACTGGAGGAAGGGCGTAGAGTAGtagaagatgaagttgacaCCGGTCCTGGCTATTGTTAGTGGTGATCTTGTtttggggttggggttgaGACAACTTACCAttgctgcatcatctgcatAGAAGTACCGAGGATGGTTCGGCGAAGGTTAGACTTGCCATCCCAGAGGCTGCCCTTGAAGCAGTTGGCCCAGCTGCCGAACCAAGTAGTGTCGGGGATGATCTGCCGCTCGTACTCCTcgttggcgatgatctcgGCGATCTCAGACTGGACGTACTTGGAGTCCTTGGGCTGGCCACGGACTCGGGAGAGGGCTTCGATGGCGTCCTCGATGCGGCCACGCTTGACGAAGTATCGAGGAGAGtcggggaggaagaagagaccaCCGCCGAGGATGACGGCCCAGGGGAACTGGAGACCGATGGGGATCTGGTAGGACTTCATGCTGTCGAAGTTCTCGGTTCCGTAGACGACGCAGGAAGCGAGGAGGAGACCGATGGTGATGCAGAATTGGTAACCGGCGACGAGGGCACCGCGAACCTTCTTGGGGCACTGGTAATTGTTAGCATGGTGTTTATgtgaagagggaggagaatAAGGCTTACAATCTCAGACATGTACAGAATGACAATGGCAGACTCGAAACCGACACCGACACCGGCAATGAGACGACCGACGACGATGCAAGCGAGAGCATCACCATGACCAGTAATCATCTGAATAACAACACCAATAGCGTAGATGAAGCAACCCATGATGACAGTCCACTTGCGGCCGATACGGTCGGCAAGATCACCAGCGATGAGGGCACCGAAGAAGGTACCGCAGGAGAGGATGGAGGTGATGAGAGACGTGTGGCTCTCGCTGAGGCTGTCGGCACCAGCGCCCTCGACCTGGTGGATGAAGTACTTTGAGCCGTTGACACCGTTGATGTATCCGGAATCGTAGCCGAAGAAGATGCCACCGAACGAGGCGAAGGCGCACATCATGTAGGCCTTCCAGGTGACGGGGGCCTCGATCTGCTCGACATTTTCGGCAGTCTGGAGGGCGACGGAGCCGCGACGCTCCTCTTTGTGATCTTCAACGCCCATTTTGAAGTGGTATTTTTTGTGAACCAGGCAGAAGAAGATTTGAATGAGGGGGGGGAAAGGAGAAGGGGGGAGGTTTATTTATTTGTGTGAAGTCAATCACAGTAGGAGAGTGGATGTGAAACAAGCTGTGTTGTTGAAGTGATGAgctgtgatgaggaggagagagtcTGTACGAGGGAGGGGGGAACAGGGTCTATTTAATCTCAAACGAGCAAACTGAAGATGTGCGTGTTAGTTCGTGTGTCTTTCTATTACCAACGATGAAGAGAGCATGCcatgccaatgccaatgccaatgcaCCTTGACACTGCTGTAAGCTGGCCCATCCCATCGCAGCTAATCcaaacaaggtcaaggaccTCCATCGCCTTTCACAAGTGCTACAAGGGGGGGCAAGGTTACAAGTTGCCTACTCGGGTAACTAAGGTAAACTTGGCAACCATCGGCCGTTCACGAGCATCCAGATTCTTCTGATCCTACCACTCTCTGGCGCCAAAGAAACAGACGCGCAGtgaggtgagtgagtgaggtgCCCATGACCTCGGAGCTTTGCGAGTAGCTTAGCGAGTAGCTTAGCGTAGCTTGGTTAGGGGCCAGACGCTAAAAATGGTCCCGGGGGCCCATGGGGCACGGTAAATGGGGGAACAGGGGGGGGGCATCACGCTGTGTGCACGCCCCCTAAAGTGCGGAGGCGGCCGCAGAAAGAATGCCATGCCATGAGGTTCGGGTACAGGTAGTGGGGTGCGGGTAAGAAAAACATGGCAAAAATACGGAGAAACTTTGACGATTCGATTTTCGGGCGTCTAAGTGAAAATGCATGCATTCCTTATAAATGACACTGAATGAATAGCATGAACAATAAACAAGTAAGTGTAAATTAATCACATacccttcttccatctcaccaAACCCAAGATCTCCTGTACCACAAGACCATCATGTGGTGAACATGTCACCGTCTCACAAGAACACGTTCGTTTCGATCCCAtcaactaattaattaaaaatcaTCCAtcacgaagaagaaaaaaaaacttgACGCGCTCCAATATCTTGATCTGGGCTGGTCTGGGGGAATCTCGTGGGGCGTGCTACGAAGTAAGGCCGAAcacaaaagaaaaagaagaagttgccCGTAGTTTTTTTAGTGGAGGGCAGCGGTTAGAAAAGACCCATAACGTTAACGGGCCTGGGTCTACAGGGAGAAGCGCCGAGTAATCGCCCGGCCGTTTATTTCCTTGCGCTTGCGGCTTGTTCTTTTTCCATCACGGGACCTTCTACGAGAAAAAGGAAGTGTTCTAGAGTGTAGAATTCGAGTCAGACGGGAACGGACTTTAAATGGGAAGAGAGGGTTAGACCAAGCTGGCGGTATAACCCATGGAAGCATCGTGACGATTACGAAAAATGAAAGGAATTTAGAGATTAGCTCAGGGTAGAATTGACGAGGTGATGAAGCCTATCTTTGATGCTGATCACTGTAACCATATCTGCAAAAATGCCATGCTAACGTTTCCCGTAAGCATAGCGACACCACACACTCACCCAAGCTTCAGCCAGTAATCGGCAGTCCTCTCGCAACCCTCTTCAAAAGCCCGACGCGGGGAAATTCACCACACTCACCACTTTCTACCAACAGCTGCTGCCCAGTAGAATGCAATACCCAGCAAAAGGAATACAAAAAGGGGTCCCCACGGGCGACTCTCGGTGGTACTCGAGACGCTACGCCCCTGCTGCCCCGACTGCATGGATGGGTTGTAATTGACCGAGCTCACCACCGCGCAACCCAATACTTTGGGGTAATAGCGTTGTCCCCTTCCCACTCATGAGACCTCACTTTTTTGCTGGTCTGGGGAATTGGATTAGAAACCTCCTCCCCCAGAGAAAAGTGTCAACGAGTGCCTCCGAGTCGGCGACCGAGATGCCTTGTAGTGGCTTGCTATGCATCCGACCCCAGAATCTCCGGATTTTCAGGCCAAGCGACGACTGCGGGGAGAGAATCGCCGTTTCACCGAGGCTTGATTCCTTCGTTGATAGTTGATGAATACTCAGTAAATTGGTGATGTTAGAGTAGAAGAACAAGCCACCATCGTCACGAGAACCGCCAATCGTCACTGCCATGCACAATTTCCGGGCCGAAACGTCAAGGGCTGGCTGGGCCAAGAACAGTTCAGTTTTGACCACACCACTGAGAAAGCAGGCAGGGGTGCGGGTGCGCTTTTTGGGTAATACAGCGTTTTCTTCCGTAAGAGAGAACTCAAAGGAACGCTCACACGAGCCGTAAATGGTTGCCGCGGAATGGGactagctattttttttacaTACTCAATCGAATAGTAGCCGCAATTACCACGTTGGTTTTGGTTTGGCTTTTTTGTAAATTAATTACCGATCTTGTATTGGTGCATGTGTTGGGAGATAAAGCAGGTCAGCGGCGGAGTTGAAGTTACACCTGATATTGCACCGAGATACTGGTATTGAGCCCAGAGTGAGGGAGGCATTGCATGCGATGCTTCAACCACATGATCTGAACCGTGGCCTCGGAATCGATCCATTGTATTAACTCGACCCTCAATATTCGATTCCCGTGGGGTCACGAGAACAGACCAGAACCAGATCATTGACAGATTATGTATGCAACATAATATCAGCCATGACCAAGCAATAACATAACTCCATATAAACTGGAGTATTCAAGTTCTCCCTGAGCTTTGCCGAATGAAAAGCTACCCCTGGGCTCACGTCGATTTCCATGGCACTTGATCCAAGTGGGTCCTCGGCCGGACTCACTCTGAAGCCATCGTGTCAGATTCCCCCAGCTTCATTAAAATACGCCCAACTCCGGGGTTTCGCTCCTCGTGACtggagaaaaaagaagatttttcttataaattCCTACCATGTTTAAACTATGGTTATTTAGCAATACTCGGCCGAGAACCTAGAACTTCTGAACAGCCGTCTTTCCGAACATGCGGATGTGTATTCCGAATGCAGTACTCTCCCGCATCGTTCATGAGCTGAGTGTCAAGTGGCGTTGGGATTCCAGCAAGTCATCAGACTCGTTCAGCTAACGAAGCCTCTGACGGCACTGATCCTTCTTGTAAAATGGGATGATTCGTTCTAGAGTTTATCGACTGTCTCATTGTGATGATTACCCAGGACAACCATCACGTTTTTGTCTCAGATGTCCAATGGTAGGTAGCCCACGCCTGCTGATCGACGCTGCCCATCCACACCCATCTCGTTATTTCTTCCCCGCAACATTCCATCTGCTCTGCATGATTCGTCCATTTGCTTTAAATGCCAAACGCAACGTTGAATCGGTGAATCGGTCTCGGTTCAGGCGGCCAAGACATCCGTCACTGACTCACCAGTCGCTGTCCAATACCATGTCGAGTATCATGAATCAGATTCATCTGTCTCAATCAGTAGAGAAAACAATGGGTAGCAGTAGAGTAAAACTAAAAAGGTAACAGCAGAGTTACAAATTATGCTTTCAGCCATAGAATTGACTTCTCCCTTGGCGCGCTAACATCGTCAGCTCTACCCAGATTCACTGTATATCTATTTCCTGTTTTACAATAGCTACAAGGTctcgtgatgatgagctccGTGCCTCTTCCGGCTTGGTCTGAACGATAATTCAAGCTGCATGTGTCGTGTGTTTTTGCCAACGGTGCATGCGAAAATCCCCCATCATATCATCAATGGCGACCGCCGCTTTGACatggcatgatgaagatctctAGATCTAATAGGGTAACATACGAAAAAAAGCGATGATCATTGACAATGCAACGGTTTGGCGATTGTCGTTGCGGGTGAAAATGTGATTGTTGAAAGTTACCCTAGATCTATCTGCAGGGTTGGGTTTTCGTGGGTATCTGGGGTTGGGCTGTGATGTGAGTAAGCATCATCGATCGGACTCCAGATTCTGACACGAAGCGAAATCTGTCATCCACAATGACCAGAAATGATGATCGATTGATCGATATTGGTCTTGTTTTCGCCTAGATGGAGCTCGTTCAGTAGTTCCGGTGTCGCGACTGGATAGCTTGTCTCGTGAAGCTCTTGCGCCAGCAGCTCACGAGCAGACAGGTCCTATCGCGCTGAGCATGCCTCATGATCAATCACCTTTCATCATACAAGAACTGACTTTCTACAGACAAAATCGCTCGCAGCAGTAGATGCGATCTCGGGCAATGGACGCGCGTTTCTTTTGACTGTTTCAGCGGCCTGACTCGGTAGTTCGCTGAGCATGtcgccatcgccaacctTGCTGGGAACCTCGAACACGGCGCCATTCACGATGCCTCAAACTACGACCATTCAAACACCACGATCTTATCTCCTCATCAAGGTTGTGAGATCTCCGATCATGACCACCCCACGCCGTTGCGGAAGCAGCAATTATCCAAAGCGCCGCCTTCACGATCACGGCGCGGGGTGTGTACCGTTATGCTGGGTGCGAGCGAAGCGGACCGACCTCGGGCTGGGCCGTGTCAACGGTTGTTGTTGACGAGTGTCAATTTTTTTAGATACGACGGCGATGTGATTGACTCAAGATTCGCGATTGAACCCTTGCGACAATCGCATTGAGCAGAGGCTGTAGGAAGAGCGCAAGCTCACCGAGCGGTATGAGTTGCACAAACTGACTACTTCAAAACATCGCCAAATCGAACACGGCCTATATCTAGAGAATTGAAACTCCAACCTCAATGAACCTCTTCAAACTCCGCAAAAACTCCGCAAAAACACCACCCACGAAACCCCTCGAAGCTTCAATCTCCGCCAATGCAACCCAATACGAAAAAAAACTTTCCGCAACAGTAGAACACAATCGAATGACATGAATGTAACGAGCTGAATAATGACATCCCAGCGTTTAATAACAAACTTTAAGTGCATATGTACGCCGTATGTAGAAATACCCCCATAAGAATCGTCTTTTTCTAGTCTTTCTTCCGACTCATGAGCCAAGCCATCTCCGCTAGACTGACTCctagtaatttattttttttattttccgccCCTCACAGGAAAAGACGTCATTGATACTTATATTATGATGCGTACGTCTTGACCTTTATTCCATGTGATTTCATCCTTCATAACTCCTCCAACCTTAACATCAATCTCGACATTAGAATCTTGACGCGACAATACAATCACAACCTCAAAATGGCTGAAATGCAAGCATGGCAAGTCGCCCACCCAGGCCCAATGCAAAAAGTCTTCCGCCTCACCACGCTCCCCAAACCAAGCACCCTCAAGCCCGGCCAGATCCTCGTCAAAGTCTCCAGCGCAGCCCTCAACCCCGCCGACTACAAGGTCTGCGAGCTCGGCCTCGCATCCCGCCTCATCACCTCCTTCCCCAAGATTCCAGGCATGGATCTCAGCGGCCGCGTCGTCTCCGTCGCACAAGACGTTGCCGACGCGAAAGAGGGTGATTTTGTTCTAGCTAGAGCGTCGCCGACGAAGGCTTGGGGCTCGTTGGCGGAGTATACGATCCTCGATAAGGAGGGGTATAGCGTTATACCTGAGAGCCTGGATATGGATCAGGCTGCTGGTGTGGGCACCGCGGGGTTGACGGCGTATCAGAGTATCGCGCCGTATGTCAAGAGTGGTGATAAGGTGTTTATAAACGGTGGCTCGGGCGGTGTTGGACTCTGGGGTATTCAGATCGCCAAGGTGTTGGGATGTTCTGTTACAGTGTCGTGCTCAACTGGAAAGGCAGAGCTGTGCAGAAGCTTAGGCGCGGATGATATTATCGACTACAAGACCAGCGATGTCATcgccgagctcaagaagcgcgGTCAAGTCTTCAGCCACTGCGTCGACAACGTGGGTGACGCACCGCCCAATCTCTACGCTTCATCAAACAACTTCCTCCTCCCCGGCAGCAGCTTTGTCTTCGTGGGCGGTCACGTCTCAGCCAAGAGCGTTCTCAGCTTAACGACGAACCTAGTACGACCTTCGTTTCTGGGCGGTGTAAAGGCAAAGTTTGCTACGTATGCTACtgcgaacaagaagaaggatctggATCAGCTGAGGGATTGGTTGGTGGAGGGCAAGGTCAAGACTGTGATTGATTCGACGTTTGGGTTCAAGGAGGCGGACAAGGCCTTTGAGCACTTGAAGAAGGGGTCTAGTGGTGGTAAGGTTATGATTCATGTTGAGTAAGGATGGGATGGGAATTGTGATACCATGGGCGGGCGTTTTGTTATTAGATGTAGACTATGATACAGTAATGTACTAGTTTGCTTGCGACTGTCGTTATGTTTGTGAAGTGCAAGCCGTCTAGCGACAACGTTGATACATGTATCAATGCCATATTGATACAGAAACATCAGAAGAAGCCCGTAATGAGGCTCCATAGGGTAATGCGTGAGATTGGCAGAGCCGGCCCGTCCCAATCATCATCTCATACCCAATTGAACCTGAGTTTTGCAGGAGATGGAGAGGTGGGAGCGCTGCTGACCATGGGGACAGATCATTCGAGCAGGATCTGCCAATCTGTGACCAGACGTGAGGCCCTGTTGCCACCAAGTTCAACCCCCCGATAAAGATGAGAGAACTGCGCAAGTGTCTCGTCCTGGACAACGAAGGCGCCCTCAAGCATGGCCACTCCTCAACTCTGATAGAAGTTCCTTAACCCCCCGTCCTCTCACGTCCCCAACCCAGCAGCAAACTTCTTCGCAACCCACGAAGCACCATGCTCCTCATACTCCGCCTTCGTAACAGCCAACCTCTCAATATCCACATGACACGCCAGATTCGCACCCCCAAACCAAGTATGCGTCACCGGATCCGCCGGCCTCGCAACCCTAACGATACAATCATCCGGCACCCTCTGCACAACCTCCTTCTGCAGCCTCTGAATAAACCCATCAAAATGCGTGTTCCCACCAACGACGATAATATTCGCTAGCAACGCTGGCCAGAGTCCTATGGGCAGTTCTTGTAGAGAGTCGTACACGAGGTCTGCGAGACCGGGCTGCCGGATACCGGCGTCGGAGGGGTTGAACAGGACTTCGGGGACTGTGAAGCGCTCGTTGCGTAGGGTCAGGGCGTCTTCTTCGGATTGGGCTGCTAGTTTTCGGGCTTTGGAGTGGCGTGCGGGATCGTAGTCGACGAGAGTTCCTTTGAAGCGCGTGTGGAAATCGGGGAGGATGTAATCCTTGGCGATACCGCCGCCGGACAGATAATCTGGTCGACGTTCGCCTCTCGTTCCCTTCCATGACTTTTCGAGATCGGCTTTGAAGTCGGCGGAGACATAGCATGATAGTTCCTTCATCTCGTTGACAATGTGTGTGTCGTTACGCATGTCGAAATGCCGTAGTGAGATCAATCGTGTGAGGTAGTTCGTCAAGACTTTGCCGCCGACATCTAGTCGTTTGATCGCGGATTGTAACGGTTGGCCGCGAAGTACTGGTGTAATGGTTGTATGCGAGTATCCAGAGTCAATGACCATGACAGCTTCGGCGGGGGTATTAGCGACCGTAGGAGCCTCTTGTGGCGTTCGAAAGATATTCTGCACATCGTGATACGCGTTAAACGTCGACCCTGTCGCAATCAGCATCCCAGCCCCATCAGCCCATCGCAGAGCTTACCTATCCCCCGATAATAACTCTCAAACCCATACTCCTCAAAAACAATCTGATCACAATTCGCCTGTAGAATCGGCAGCCCATTCGGCGGCTCAGCGAGTATCAGCCTCGCATCCTTAGGCTCAAACTCCTCTCTCTCAAAAATCTCCCTATCCCAAATCTCCTTCTGCGCCTCCCAATTTACAATGAACCCCTTCTCCACAGGTCTTCGGAACTGTATCTCGCCAAAGTCGCGACACTTTTCTAGCTCGGATGCGACGTAGACTTTGCGCGTGCGGTCGCGGGCGATCACGTTGGGGATGATTCGGGGCTCGGAGGGGATCGTGGAGGAGTGGACGAGGCCGGCTTTTATGGTGGAGGCGCCGTTGTCAAGGACGAGGGTTGTTGATGGGCCTTTTGGGGGCGCGGGTTTGGGTTTGCGTGGCCCGGCCATGGTGGGagtttggtgatgagatatgtgatgatggatttTGGAGGTTTGAGCGCGATGGATTTGATGGGAGGGGTGTTACGTAAGCCATCATGAGTTGAAATCATGATGTGCAGTCATTTTGCTCTTGGCATGAGGGGTCTCAAAGCTCACCAGGCATTTGGCTTAGGAATTGATTTGTACCCAATTAATTAGCGAGAGATTGTTTAGACTCTGTTTCGTTTGGCTGGATACAGAATTCCCGATTGTAAGAACGGCACCTCAATCCCTCCCACGTCTCCATTGTCACCAACATACAGCAACACTCTATCCAGAGGCTCACCACCATAATGAACCCAATCCTGAATCGTCCACCCGACACAATTCATGTCTTCAATTTCATTACTAGGAAGATTCGTTTCAAATCCGGAGGCGAGGTCAGGCCACAAATGCCATACCTCTTTCGTAACATGCTCTCCATTCAATGTCGCATTCTCTCCAAGTTGACTGGGAAACACTCGGATCTTGGGTCCAATTTCAGGAAGAAAGTCGCCTAGTGTAAGACCCCAAATATCGTTCAGACTAGACATGATGTCAGTACCGTTGCGACGTAGTGACGTCAGGATCATCGAGTCCTCGTCCTGCTCCAGTGTTGCCTCAATCAGAACATCCTCGTGATCGCTCATGTACCTCTGCTCATATCTCTTTGCCTGCTCACGCGACGCTTCATCCGCAGCGCCAACAAAAGTCGAAAGCATGGCATCAGTAAGAATAGGCGCTGCCTTCATCGGACCGGctgtcaagatgatgatcGCC
The window above is part of the Fusarium musae strain F31 chromosome 6, whole genome shotgun sequence genome. Proteins encoded here:
- a CDS encoding hypothetical protein (EggNog:ENOG41); the encoded protein is MAEMQAWQVAHPGPMQKVFRLTTLPKPSTLKPGQILVKVSSAALNPADYKVCELGLASRLITSFPKIPGMDLSGRVVSVAQDVADAKEGDFVLARASPTKAWGSLAEYTILDKEGYSVIPESLDMDQAAGVGTAGLTAYQSIAPYVKSGDKVFINGGSGGVGLWGIQIAKVLGCSVTVSCSTGKAELCRSLGADDIIDYKTSDVIAELKKRGQVFSHCVDNVGDAPPNLYASSNNFLLPGSSFVFVGGHVSAKSVLSLTTNLVRPSFLGGVKAKFATYATANKKKDLDQLRDWLVEGKVKTVIDSTFGFKEADKAFEHLKKGSSGGKVMIHVE
- the ARP6 gene encoding Actin- protein 6 (EggNog:ENOG41~BUSCO:EOG0926229Z) produces the protein MAGPRKPKPAPPKGPSTTLVLDNGASTIKAGLVHSSTIPSEPRIIPNVIARDRTRKVYVASELEKCRDFGEIQFRRPVEKGFIVNWEAQKEIWDREIFEREEFEPKDARLILAEPPNGLPILQANCDQIVFEEYGFESYYRGIGSTFNAYHDVQNIFRTPQEAPTVANTPAEAVMVIDSGYSHTTITPVLRGQPLQSAIKRLDVGGKVLTNYLTRLISLRHFDMRNDTHIVNEMKELSCYVSADFKADLEKSWKGTRGERRPDYLSGGGIAKDYILPDFHTRFKGTLVDYDPARHSKARKLAAQSEEDALTLRNERFTVPEVLFNPSDAGIRQPGLADLVYDSLQELPIGLWPALLANIIVVGGNTHFDGFIQRLQKEVVQRVPDDCIVRVARPADPVTHTWFGGANLACHVDIERLAVTKAEYEEHGASWVAKKFAAGLGT
- a CDS encoding hypothetical protein (MEROPS:MER0002489) codes for the protein MRESYPQTAPNERPAYSNMAFIILGLALEEYTGKTYAQLLEDIGSGPLKMENTFSSPGDDYRAVIPPGDSSWGSDYKLNTPAGGLVSSLSDLSKFSHALLSRTLNMTSTEINGWLKPCAFAGNAYTLTGMPWEILRLPNLTPEHPHTVTVYGKSGGAQNYRSQLSFIDDYGLAIIILTAGPMKAAPILTDAMLSTFVGAADEASREQAKRYEQRYMSDHEDVLIEATLEQDEDSMILTSLRRNGTDIMSSLNDIWGLTLGDFLPEIGPKIRVFPSQLGENATLNGEHVTKEVWHLWPDLASGFETNLPSNEIEDMNCVGWTIQDWVHYGGEPLDRVLLYVGDNGDVGGIEVPFLQSGILYPAKRNRV